A DNA window from Akkermansiaceae bacterium contains the following coding sequences:
- a CDS encoding DUF58 domain-containing protein encodes MLTDEQIEEMMARVRKLELKARRLVRESFSGEYLSSFKGQGLDFDDFREYQHGDEVRFIDWNVTARMNQPFVRKFREERELSVVIAVDVSGSSDYGSQNLSKREVAAEAAAVLGFSALGNGDKVGLLVFADEPLLFIPPAKGSRHLLRMIREILTTKPPVQGTSISAACDFLVRTLRRRSVVFMISDFYSDPLDKPLGKLAHKHEAIALRLSDPLEAKLPKVGKVIMRDPETGFETLVNTSNPNLRKSYERLMLRQHEGVSSVLKKHGIDSAELGTDQDALKTLHQLFKRRSRKRVR; translated from the coding sequence ATGCTGACCGACGAACAGATCGAGGAAATGATGGCGCGCGTGCGCAAGCTGGAGCTGAAGGCCCGGCGGTTGGTACGCGAGTCATTTTCCGGTGAGTATCTGTCCTCCTTCAAGGGCCAGGGCCTGGATTTCGATGATTTCCGGGAGTACCAGCATGGCGATGAGGTGCGCTTCATCGACTGGAACGTGACCGCCCGGATGAACCAGCCGTTCGTCCGGAAATTCCGCGAGGAGCGGGAGCTTTCCGTGGTGATCGCGGTGGATGTCTCCGGCTCGTCGGACTATGGCAGCCAGAACCTGAGCAAGCGCGAGGTGGCCGCCGAGGCCGCCGCGGTGCTGGGGTTCAGCGCGCTGGGGAACGGCGACAAGGTGGGGCTGCTGGTCTTCGCGGACGAGCCGCTGCTTTTCATCCCGCCAGCCAAAGGCTCCCGCCATCTGCTGCGGATGATCCGGGAGATCCTCACGACGAAGCCGCCGGTCCAGGGGACCTCCATCTCCGCCGCCTGTGACTTCCTCGTCCGTACGCTGCGCCGACGCTCTGTCGTGTTCATGATTTCCGACTTCTACTCCGATCCGCTCGACAAGCCGCTGGGCAAGCTGGCCCACAAGCACGAGGCCATCGCCCTGCGTCTGTCAGATCCCCTGGAGGCGAAGCTGCCGAAGGTCGGGAAAGTCATCATGCGGGACCCTGAAACGGGCTTCGAGACGCTGGTGAACACGTCCAACCCGAACCTCCGCAAGAGCTACGAGCGGCTGATGCTCCGCCAGCATGAGGGCGTGTCCTCCGTGTTGAAGAAGCACGGCATCGACTCCGCCGAACTCGGCACCGACCAGGATGCCCTGAAGACCCTCCACCAACTTTTCAAACGCCGGAGCCGCAAGCGCGTCCGTTGA
- a CDS encoding VWA domain-containing protein, which produces MTLAHPGWFFLLLLLPIMAVVAVAIALRGRSRWDRFAAPRLRGALIRRSGMFPRWLSLFFLLAGCAALIGTLARPQGDVGTKIEKTRGRNILIALDLSRSMRVDDVSPDRLGQAKIVIYELLEKLPNDRIGLIGFAGTAHEYAPLTVDHKAVAETVGQIDETWAPVGGSDLTAALKLSIQILKKTGQKNNALVILSDGEENENEAQLNAMIQEAESSGVYIHTIGVGTPQGGYVPNPDSRMGQVEENGRPVVSKLQPDVMRKLAEETGGKFVIANGGTNIPAMVEAATRDLDSFEMKGRERRILVEFFQWLLLPAILFLMISIISGTRWRGLRTALVLMGAFFIVQPEARASEATEAKKALEEREYQKAKDGYHRLADDSKLEGTKARYRIGEGVAAYRNGDYREARSAFSGAMMTDDPKVASSAHFGMANTLFQLGWQGLADESYPAEPEDVPDLDRFETLVKERLAKMKQSDEESAGRSEDFIRMNSLMMNWTDAVRHYDSATRLDATNKGAVQNRDTTMIYLRKLQELLDEEKKDADKSMPQQGQGQGQRQPGQGEGGEGEEGQGGKGDQDRPGGEGDEKDDRNGDGGDEKKEESKSKGAGDPNESPEDKARRLLSENADLEKGPLSQGRVDQRPPKKDW; this is translated from the coding sequence ATGACGCTCGCCCATCCAGGTTGGTTCTTCCTGCTGTTGCTGCTGCCCATCATGGCCGTGGTTGCGGTGGCCATCGCTCTCCGCGGCAGGAGCCGCTGGGACCGGTTCGCCGCGCCCAGGCTCCGCGGCGCCCTCATCCGCCGGAGCGGCATGTTCCCCCGCTGGCTTTCGCTGTTCTTCCTGCTGGCCGGTTGCGCCGCGCTGATCGGGACACTCGCCCGGCCCCAGGGAGACGTCGGCACCAAGATCGAGAAAACGAGGGGCCGCAACATCCTCATCGCGCTCGACCTTTCACGCAGCATGCGGGTGGATGATGTCAGCCCGGACCGTCTGGGGCAGGCGAAGATCGTCATTTACGAATTGCTCGAGAAGCTGCCGAACGACCGCATCGGGCTCATCGGTTTCGCCGGCACGGCGCATGAATACGCGCCTCTCACCGTCGATCACAAGGCGGTCGCGGAGACCGTCGGCCAGATCGATGAAACATGGGCGCCCGTCGGAGGCTCCGACCTCACCGCCGCGCTCAAGCTTTCCATCCAGATCCTCAAAAAAACCGGCCAGAAGAACAACGCGCTGGTGATCCTGAGTGATGGCGAGGAGAATGAGAATGAGGCGCAACTCAATGCCATGATCCAGGAGGCGGAAAGCTCGGGAGTCTATATCCACACCATCGGTGTCGGAACGCCACAGGGCGGCTACGTGCCGAATCCCGACTCCCGGATGGGCCAGGTGGAGGAGAACGGCCGCCCGGTGGTCAGCAAGCTCCAACCGGACGTGATGAGGAAACTGGCTGAGGAAACGGGCGGAAAATTCGTCATCGCCAACGGCGGCACGAACATCCCCGCGATGGTGGAGGCCGCCACCCGCGACCTCGACTCCTTTGAGATGAAAGGCCGGGAACGCCGGATCCTGGTCGAGTTCTTCCAATGGCTGCTCCTGCCCGCCATCCTGTTCCTGATGATCTCCATCATCTCCGGCACCCGCTGGCGTGGGCTGAGGACCGCATTGGTCCTGATGGGCGCGTTTTTCATCGTGCAGCCGGAGGCCCGGGCGAGTGAAGCGACGGAGGCGAAGAAAGCACTGGAGGAAAGGGAGTATCAAAAGGCAAAGGACGGCTACCACCGTCTGGCGGATGATTCGAAGCTGGAAGGGACGAAGGCCCGCTACCGGATCGGCGAAGGGGTGGCCGCCTACCGCAACGGCGACTACCGCGAGGCCCGGAGTGCCTTCAGCGGGGCCATGATGACGGACGATCCGAAGGTCGCATCAAGCGCGCACTTCGGCATGGCCAACACGCTTTTCCAACTGGGCTGGCAGGGTCTGGCGGATGAGTCCTACCCGGCGGAGCCGGAGGATGTGCCTGATCTCGACCGCTTTGAAACGCTGGTCAAGGAACGTCTTGCGAAGATGAAGCAATCCGACGAGGAGAGCGCCGGGCGCTCCGAGGACTTCATCCGCATGAACTCCCTGATGATGAACTGGACAGACGCAGTGCGGCACTATGACTCCGCCACCCGGCTGGATGCCACGAACAAAGGCGCGGTGCAGAACCGCGACACGACCATGATCTACCTCCGCAAGCTCCAGGAGCTGCTGGACGAGGAAAAGAAAGATGCCGACAAATCCATGCCCCAGCAGGGCCAGGGTCAAGGCCAGCGGCAGCCCGGACAAGGAGAAGGCGGCGAGGGTGAGGAAGGCCAGGGCGGCAAGGGCGACCAGGACAGACCTGGAGGCGAGGGTGATGAGAAGGACGACCGCAACGGTGACGGTGGCGACGAGAAAAAGGAGGAATCCAAGAGCAAGGGTGCCGGAGATCCCAACGAGTCCCCCGAAGACAAGGCCCGCCGCCTTCTTTCCGAGAATGCGGATCTGGAGAAGGGACCATTGTCGCAGGGGCGCGTCGATCAACGTCCGCCGAAGAAGGATTGGTGA
- a CDS encoding tetratricopeptide repeat protein: MTPDAMKALRDGHERFFAEPPDYEIARSLFIQVTQMCPKWTEGYHWLAASAEALGQIGEAEAAYKSAAEYDPEDPRPVIALGRLLLEAGRFDEAVCELERGVKLKHHYGEADARLFLAEAYEATGALPNARTEWHRITQMEAFYPSYDEPMKEAKRKLIETNP; this comes from the coding sequence ATGACTCCGGATGCAATGAAGGCGTTGCGCGACGGCCATGAGCGATTCTTCGCTGAGCCTCCGGACTATGAAATCGCCCGCAGCTTATTTATTCAGGTTACCCAAATGTGCCCGAAATGGACCGAAGGTTACCACTGGTTGGCGGCTTCCGCCGAAGCTCTTGGGCAAATTGGCGAGGCTGAGGCGGCCTACAAATCGGCAGCCGAATACGATCCGGAAGACCCTCGACCTGTGATCGCACTCGGACGCCTGCTGCTCGAAGCAGGGAGATTCGACGAGGCTGTCTGCGAGCTGGAGCGTGGGGTGAAACTCAAGCACCATTACGGCGAGGCTGATGCCCGGCTTTTTCTTGCAGAAGCATATGAGGCCACGGGGGCCTTACCCAATGCGCGGACGGAATGGCATAGGATCACACAGATGGAGGCATTCTATCCATCGTATGACGAGCCGATGAAGGAAGCCAAAAGAAAGCTCATCGAAACCAACCCATAA
- a CDS encoding helix-turn-helix transcriptional regulator has product MSAEPLTDRHISGAETRQTIVLANADDPRKWLRDGPVCALLKQHHIGHTGIMRAAPPYEVVRTQQSGTFMLACFEGEGVVLVDGAWKRIRKGQACLLPPFVMNALKCVPGKAWKFAWVRYDESRESTPIVSALSPVAGNFDPLPLKFAIEGLHAEASGAGTSAALHHWTELIHHYVLRFAQPKHPDDRLWRLWQQVEADLSRPWTLTDLAGIAHVSEEHLRRLCRKELGRSPMQHVTFLRLQKARHLLATTQEKVESVATEVGFKSTFSFSNTFKSWIGVRPSDFRRTN; this is encoded by the coding sequence ATGTCCGCCGAACCCCTGACCGACCGCCACATTTCCGGAGCGGAAACGCGTCAGACCATCGTGCTGGCGAACGCGGACGACCCCCGGAAATGGCTCCGCGACGGGCCGGTGTGCGCCCTGCTGAAGCAGCACCACATCGGCCATACCGGCATCATGCGGGCGGCACCGCCATATGAGGTGGTCCGCACGCAGCAGTCCGGCACGTTCATGCTGGCCTGCTTTGAGGGGGAAGGCGTGGTGCTGGTGGACGGCGCCTGGAAGCGGATCAGGAAGGGCCAGGCCTGCCTGCTGCCGCCCTTTGTGATGAACGCGCTCAAATGCGTGCCCGGAAAGGCGTGGAAATTCGCCTGGGTGCGGTATGACGAATCCCGGGAGTCCACCCCCATCGTCTCCGCGCTCTCCCCGGTCGCGGGAAATTTCGATCCCCTGCCCCTGAAGTTCGCCATCGAGGGCCTGCACGCAGAGGCGTCCGGAGCGGGCACTTCCGCCGCCCTCCACCACTGGACGGAACTCATCCACCACTACGTCCTCCGTTTCGCCCAGCCGAAGCACCCGGACGACCGGCTGTGGCGGCTGTGGCAACAGGTGGAGGCGGACCTTTCAAGGCCATGGACCCTCACCGACCTCGCGGGTATCGCCCATGTCAGCGAGGAACACCTGCGGAGGCTGTGCCGAAAGGAGCTGGGCCGCTCCCCCATGCAGCACGTCACCTTCCTCCGCCTCCAGAAAGCCCGCCACCTGCTGGCAACCACCCAGGAAAAGGTGGAATCCGTCGCCACCGAGGTGGGCTTCAAGAGCACCTTCAGCTTCTCGAATACGTTCAAGAGCTGGATCGGGGTGCGGCCTTCGGATTTCCGGAGGACGAATTGA
- a CDS encoding VWA domain-containing protein: protein MSSFLTHFRFAQPGWLLLLIPAVLLIILRRGRGSEAVVTFPNLGVLVSLGKQTRHLAWNVGFPLALISLFFAIFAMARPVWRNEYQNRTASGIDIMIAFDVSLSMDIDDFVDRGSRVKRIDVAKEVVDNFISRRTDDRVGLVAFAGRPVSVSPITLDHQWLRQGLNRLELNTDRVNGTVKDQGTAIGSALAASATRLDNREAKSKIIVLITDGASNSGKISPVEAAEHSKTLGIKIYTVAIGTKEGRVSGNIQRFPRQEFDLPTLKKIADLTGGEHYWAENTAALRNTFQTIDSLEKTETKTVTVIEDDELFAWFAGISLLAALAAAGVAVLNPSPTS from the coding sequence ATGAGTTCATTCCTCACCCATTTCCGTTTCGCCCAGCCGGGATGGCTCCTCCTGCTCATCCCGGCGGTGCTGCTCATCATCCTGCGGCGGGGCCGCGGCTCGGAAGCGGTGGTGACTTTCCCGAACCTCGGGGTGCTGGTGAGCCTTGGCAAACAGACCCGCCATCTGGCGTGGAACGTCGGGTTTCCGCTCGCCCTCATTTCGCTGTTCTTCGCCATCTTCGCCATGGCCCGCCCGGTATGGCGCAACGAATACCAGAACCGGACCGCCAGCGGCATCGACATCATGATCGCCTTCGACGTGTCCCTCTCGATGGACATCGACGACTTCGTGGACCGTGGCAGCCGGGTGAAACGGATCGATGTGGCGAAGGAAGTGGTGGATAATTTCATCAGCCGCCGGACGGATGACCGGGTGGGGTTGGTCGCCTTCGCCGGACGCCCGGTTTCGGTGAGTCCCATCACCCTCGACCACCAATGGCTGAGGCAGGGGCTGAACCGTCTGGAGCTGAATACGGACCGGGTGAACGGAACCGTGAAGGACCAGGGCACCGCCATTGGCTCCGCGCTCGCGGCCTCCGCGACCCGCCTCGACAACCGGGAGGCCAAGAGCAAGATCATCGTCCTCATCACGGACGGGGCCAGCAACTCCGGAAAAATCTCCCCCGTCGAGGCGGCGGAGCATTCGAAAACCCTGGGCATCAAGATTTACACCGTGGCCATCGGCACGAAGGAAGGCCGGGTTTCCGGCAACATCCAGCGGTTCCCGCGCCAAGAGTTCGATCTCCCGACCTTGAAAAAAATCGCGGACCTCACCGGCGGCGAGCACTACTGGGCGGAGAACACCGCCGCGCTCCGGAACACCTTCCAGACCATCGACAGCCTCGAAAAGACCGAGACCAAAACCGTGACGGTGATCGAAGACGATGAACTTTTCGCCTGGTTCGCGGGCATTTCCCTGTTGGCCGCCCTGGCCGCCGCCGGAGTGGCGGTGCTGAACCCATCCCCGACATCCTGA
- a CDS encoding MoxR family ATPase, which yields MTTELLQEKIAESSGWIQAVKNEMAQILVGQERLVDRLLIGLLCNGHILLEGVPGLAKTLAVKALSGSLHASFARFQFTPDLLPADLVGTMVYHPHDAKFEPKLGPIFNNLILADEINRAPAKVQSALLEAMQERQVTLGERSYLLPEPFLVLATQNPIDQEGTYQLPEAQLDRFLLKVTVGYPTKDEELTILNRMATSAPSYKTKTVATPEQVAHSRALVNEIYIDAAVQTYIVEIINATRFPATVDAPLKNLIRAGASPRGTINLALTARARAFMQGRAFVTPQDVKDMALDVLRHRILLTYEAEAEEMTTDTIINRLLAKVAVP from the coding sequence ATGACTACAGAACTCTTGCAGGAGAAAATCGCGGAATCCAGCGGATGGATCCAGGCCGTGAAGAACGAAATGGCGCAGATCCTGGTGGGCCAGGAACGGCTGGTGGACCGCCTCCTCATCGGGCTGCTCTGCAACGGCCACATCCTGCTGGAAGGCGTTCCCGGTCTGGCGAAAACGCTGGCTGTGAAGGCGCTTTCCGGCTCGCTACACGCCAGTTTCGCCCGGTTCCAGTTCACGCCCGATCTCCTGCCCGCCGACCTTGTCGGCACGATGGTCTATCACCCGCACGATGCGAAATTCGAGCCGAAGCTGGGACCGATCTTCAACAACCTGATCCTGGCGGACGAAATCAACCGTGCCCCGGCGAAGGTCCAGTCCGCCCTGCTGGAAGCCATGCAGGAGCGCCAGGTGACCCTGGGTGAGCGGTCGTACCTGCTGCCGGAGCCTTTCCTCGTGCTGGCCACCCAGAATCCCATCGACCAGGAGGGCACCTACCAGCTTCCGGAGGCCCAGCTCGACCGTTTCCTGCTGAAGGTGACCGTGGGCTACCCGACCAAGGACGAGGAACTGACGATCCTCAACCGGATGGCGACCTCCGCACCATCCTACAAGACAAAGACCGTCGCCACGCCGGAGCAGGTCGCCCACTCCCGCGCGCTGGTCAACGAGATCTACATCGATGCCGCGGTCCAGACCTACATCGTGGAGATCATCAACGCGACCCGCTTCCCGGCGACGGTGGATGCTCCTTTGAAGAACCTCATCCGCGCCGGTGCCTCCCCGCGGGGCACCATCAACCTCGCGCTGACCGCCCGGGCCCGTGCGTTCATGCAGGGCCGTGCGTTCGTCACCCCGCAGGACGTGAAGGACATGGCGCTGGACGTCCTCCGCCACCGGATCCTCCTCACCTATGAGGCGGAGGCCGAGGAAATGACCACCGACACCATCATCAACCGCCTGCTGGCGAAGGTCGCGGTGCCCTGA
- a CDS encoding phosphoenolpyruvate hydrolase family protein → MPNPWTGTGNPYTRSEVIERLNDTLSKGQAIIAAGAGTGISAKFIEKGGADLIIIYNSGRFRMMGHGSTAGMMAYGDANAIAMEIGEYEVLPVVNEVPVICGVHATDPRRRMWHWLGKVKDMGFSGVNNFPTHTIVDGHFRGVLEETGMSVQKEYEMVALGRKMDLFSIVYVGSPEEAAEMAKAGADAIIAHVGTTVGGSIGVTNAVVGWDDTIRRTQAIIDAAKSVRDDIFYLCHGGPINTPEDADRVIQATDCVGFVGASSLERMGVEESLTNLTREFKKIPLERKK, encoded by the coding sequence ATGCCAAATCCTTGGACCGGAACCGGAAACCCCTACACCCGCTCGGAAGTCATCGAGCGCCTCAACGACACGCTCTCGAAAGGCCAGGCGATCATCGCCGCCGGCGCTGGAACGGGCATCAGCGCCAAATTCATCGAAAAAGGCGGCGCTGACCTCATCATCATCTACAACTCCGGCCGCTTCCGCATGATGGGCCACGGCTCCACCGCGGGCATGATGGCCTACGGCGACGCGAATGCCATCGCCATGGAGATCGGTGAGTACGAGGTGCTCCCTGTCGTCAACGAGGTGCCCGTAATCTGCGGCGTCCACGCCACCGACCCGCGCCGCCGCATGTGGCACTGGCTGGGCAAGGTGAAGGACATGGGCTTCTCCGGCGTGAACAATTTCCCGACCCACACCATCGTTGACGGTCACTTCCGCGGAGTGCTGGAAGAGACCGGCATGAGCGTGCAGAAGGAGTATGAAATGGTCGCCCTGGGCCGGAAGATGGACCTCTTCTCCATCGTCTACGTCGGTTCCCCGGAGGAAGCCGCGGAAATGGCGAAAGCCGGAGCGGACGCCATCATCGCCCACGTCGGCACCACCGTCGGTGGTTCCATCGGCGTGACGAACGCCGTGGTGGGCTGGGATGACACCATCCGCCGCACGCAGGCCATCATCGATGCCGCGAAGTCCGTCCGCGACGACATTTTCTACCTCTGCCACGGCGGCCCGATCAACACCCCGGAAGACGCGGACCGCGTGATCCAGGCGACGGATTGCGTCGGCTTCGTCGGTGCATCCAGCCTCGAGCGGATGGGCGTGGAGGAGTCGCTCACCAACCTGACCCGCGAGTTCAAGAAGATCCCGCTGGAGCGCAAGAAGTAA
- a CDS encoding Tm-1-like ATP-binding domain-containing protein, which produces MAIIAVLGTLDSKGEEHAYVADLIRAHGHSPLLIDVGTGADPSVRPDVTRTEVAAAAGLDLDGLMARKDRGECVSAMAGAAGILLAKLAVEKRIEGVISLGGGGGTAISTAAMRALPIGFPKLMVSTLAAGNVAPYLGTKDIVMMPSIADVAGLNRLSRVIFSRAAGAICGMVEAAVDEGDAKPLVVASMFGNTTACVTEAKRIIEEAGYEVLVFAATGAGGRSMEALIESGMVAGVLDLTTTEWADELVGGVLNAGPERMDATAKAGVPCVVAPGCLDMVNFGEKASVPEKFADRTFYIHNPQVTLMRTTPAECSELGRIIAGKVNAFTAPSAVLIPRKAISVISAEGQPFHDPAADAALFDGIKSNVNAEVIEKDLEINDPAFARACAEKLLELMKVRREDTPVLLS; this is translated from the coding sequence ATGGCTATCATCGCGGTTCTCGGAACGCTGGATTCAAAGGGGGAGGAGCACGCCTACGTGGCGGATCTGATCCGTGCACACGGGCACTCACCGCTCCTCATCGATGTCGGCACGGGGGCGGATCCCTCCGTCCGGCCCGATGTGACGAGGACCGAAGTGGCCGCCGCCGCCGGACTGGACCTGGACGGGCTGATGGCCCGCAAGGACCGCGGCGAGTGTGTCTCGGCGATGGCCGGGGCCGCGGGAATTTTGCTCGCAAAGCTCGCCGTGGAGAAACGCATTGAAGGTGTCATTTCGCTGGGGGGCGGAGGAGGCACCGCGATCTCCACGGCGGCGATGCGGGCTCTGCCCATCGGCTTTCCGAAGCTGATGGTCTCCACCCTGGCTGCCGGAAATGTCGCGCCCTACCTGGGGACGAAGGACATCGTCATGATGCCCAGCATCGCGGATGTGGCGGGCCTGAATCGTCTTTCCCGCGTGATCTTTTCCCGCGCTGCGGGGGCCATCTGCGGAATGGTGGAAGCCGCCGTGGACGAGGGCGACGCGAAGCCCTTGGTGGTCGCCAGCATGTTCGGCAACACGACCGCCTGTGTGACGGAGGCGAAGCGCATCATCGAGGAAGCCGGCTACGAGGTGCTGGTGTTCGCCGCCACCGGTGCCGGCGGGCGATCCATGGAGGCCCTCATCGAGAGCGGCATGGTCGCGGGTGTGCTGGACCTCACCACCACGGAGTGGGCGGACGAACTCGTCGGCGGCGTGCTGAACGCCGGACCGGAGCGCATGGATGCCACCGCGAAGGCGGGCGTGCCGTGCGTGGTGGCTCCGGGCTGCCTCGACATGGTGAACTTCGGTGAAAAGGCATCCGTCCCGGAGAAATTCGCCGACCGCACCTTTTACATCCACAATCCTCAGGTGACCCTCATGCGCACCACCCCGGCGGAGTGCTCGGAGCTGGGGCGGATCATCGCAGGAAAGGTGAACGCTTTCACCGCGCCATCCGCCGTGCTGATCCCGCGCAAGGCCATCAGCGTCATCAGCGCGGAGGGCCAGCCTTTCCATGATCCCGCCGCGGACGCCGCCCTGTTTGATGGCATCAAATCCAACGTCAACGCCGAGGTCATCGAAAAGGATCTGGAGATCAACGATCCCGCTTTCGCCAGAGCTTGCGCGGAAAAACTGCTCGAACTGATGAAAGTAAGGAGGGAGGACACTCCTGTCCTCCTATCTTAA